The sequence below is a genomic window from Thioclava nitratireducens.
AGAACGATTGCCGCGAGCGCGACCAATAGGTTACGCGCCCTGTTTCGAGTGTCCTCGCAACGCTCTCAGCGTTCATCCATGCCATCATCAGGATATCGCCGGACAGCGCATCCTGCGCGATGGCGGGGATCAAACCGTTGGCGTCATAAGTCAAGCTGGCGGGATCGAATGGCATCTGCTCTTTCCTTCCTGTGGCTCAGGTCCTATCTACGCCGGACGGGCCGAAGGGGAAAGAGATGAGCGACACCGATCTGATCAAGCTCTATTCGCAGCGCATTCTGGCGCTCGCCGCCGATATGCCGGGCACCGATCCGCTGCCCGAGCCCGACGTGACCATGCGCAAGCGCGCGCCGCTTTGCGGCTCCACAGTCGAAGTCGCGCTGACCTGCGCAGACGGCCGCGTGACCGGCTATAGCCAGACCGTACATGCCTGCGCGCTGGGTCAGGCTTCTGCTGCGATCTTCGGGGCCCAGGTCGTGGGCCGCACGCGCGATGAGATCGCGAAGCTGCGCGATCAGCTGGCCGAGATGCTCAAGGGCGGCCCTGTCCCCGATGCGCCCTTCGGCGATTATGAAGTGCTGCAAGCCGCGCGCGACTACCCCAACCGGCATGGCTCGATCCTGCTCGCCCCCGAGGCGACGCTCGAAGCGCTCGAGCAGTGCTGAGCCGCTAAACTCTCTTCTACGCGATAAAAAAAGCCGCCACTCGAAAGAGCGGCGGCTGAAGGTTGCGCTTTACGGACAGGCGGGGCCTGGGGGACAGGCAAAGCCGCGGGTTTGGGACAGGTGCGGCAGCCAAAAAGCGCGAGGCAGTAACGATGAGACAGGTCGGGCTTAGAGGAGCCCCGGCAGCCAAAGCGCCATGATGAAGCTTGCGCAAAGCGCGATGCCCCCTACGGCGTCGGCCAGCAGCGTGCTGTGATTGCGGTCGAGAAGCTCCTTGATTTCCTTGGCCATCTGGCACCTCCATTCCCTCTGTTGCTACTTTGTTCTCATAATTGACGTCGCGTGTAAAGAACTTTTTAGGAACATTTGAGAACACTAGGGGGAGAACGTGAGTCGAACCGGGCTCAGCCGATTCCGATCAGGCGGATCGCGCGGTCCTGTTCCATCAGCCACAGCAGCACCCGCGCCGCCTGTCCGCGCGGGCCGCTCAGCTCGGGATCGTCGGACAGGAGCTTGCGCGCATCCGACTGCGCCACCGCCATCAGACCGGCCTGACGTTCAAGGTCCGCCACGCGGAAACGCGGCAGGCCCGACTGCGCCGTGCCGATCACATCGCCCGCGCCCCGCATGGCGAGGTCTTCCTCGGCGATGCGGAACCCGTCCTCGCTTTCGCGCAGGATCGACAGGCGGCGTTCTGCCGTCTCGCTCAGCGGGCTCTGGTAGATCATCAGGCAGGTCGAGGCCGCAGCGCCGCGCCCGACCCGCCCGCGCAGCTGATGGAGCTGCGCGAGACCGAAACTCTCGGCCCGCTCGATCACCATGATCGAGGCGTTGGGCACGTTCACGCCCACCTCGATCACCGTCGTCGCGACCAGCACCCGGGTCTGCCCCTTCACGAAAGCCGCCATCGCGGCGTCTTTCTCGGCGGAGGGCATCTGGCCGTGAACCAGCCCCACGACATCGTCGCCAAGCGCTGCGCGCAGCGCCAGAAAGCGGTCGGTGGCGGAGCTCAGATCGACGCGCTCGCTCTCTTCGACCAGCGGGCAGACCCAATAGGCCTGCCGCCCCTCGGCCACCGCCTTGCGCAGATGCTCGACCACCTCTCCCATCCGCTCCATCGCGACGAGCGCGGTCTTGACCGGCGTCCGACCCGGTGGCTTCTCGTCGAGAAGGCTCACATCCATGTCACCATATTGCGCCAGCGCGAGCGAGCGCGGGATCGGCGTTGCGGTCATGACCAGCACGTCGACCGCCTGCCCCTTGGCACCCAGCTCCATCCGTTGCGCCACGCCGAAGCGATGCTGTTCGTCGATCACGGAAAGCCGCAAATCCTGAAATTCCACGTCTTTCTGAAAAACCGCATGGGTGCCCACGAGGATACCGATCGCGCCCGAGGCCAGATCGACGAGCTTGCGCGCCCGCTCCGCCCCCTTGTCGCGCCCGGTCAGAATCTCCAGCCGGACGCCCGCCGCCTCGGCCAGCGGCGCCAGACCTTCCAGATGCTGGC
It includes:
- the recG gene encoding ATP-dependent DNA helicase RecG, which codes for MSTRPSELFELFAELDSLAGVGPKTAKHFEGLGITRPRDALFTLPYSVIDRRPVATVQGVPAGTTVTVEVTIGAHSPARKQGAPDRVLCHDAQGDITLVFFRARGDWLAKQMPNGARRIISGKLEIYDGQAQIVHPDYILPPENAGEMPRFEPVYPLTAGVTQKLMAKAAEGALARAPDLPEWIDAALKRREGWPDWRDAVQTAHHPEKIDDLAATAPARARLAYDELFAHQMTLALARRQSRRKKGRVTRGTGKLSAQVLASLPYKPTGAQTRAIAEISGDMGSERRMNRLLQGDVGAGKTLVAFLALLTAVEAGGQGVMMAPTEILARQHLEGLAPLAEAAGVRLEILTGRDKGAERARKLVDLASGAIGILVGTHAVFQKDVEFQDLRLSVIDEQHRFGVAQRMELGAKGQAVDVLVMTATPIPRSLALAQYGDMDVSLLDEKPPGRTPVKTALVAMERMGEVVEHLRKAVAEGRQAYWVCPLVEESERVDLSSATDRFLALRAALGDDVVGLVHGQMPSAEKDAAMAAFVKGQTRVLVATTVIEVGVNVPNASIMVIERAESFGLAQLHQLRGRVGRGAAASTCLMIYQSPLSETAERRLSILRESEDGFRIAEEDLAMRGAGDVIGTAQSGLPRFRVADLERQAGLMAVAQSDARKLLSDDPELSGPRGQAARVLLWLMEQDRAIRLIGIG
- a CDS encoding iron-sulfur cluster assembly scaffold protein, with amino-acid sequence MSDTDLIKLYSQRILALAADMPGTDPLPEPDVTMRKRAPLCGSTVEVALTCADGRVTGYSQTVHACALGQASAAIFGAQVVGRTRDEIAKLRDQLAEMLKGGPVPDAPFGDYEVLQAARDYPNRHGSILLAPEATLEALEQC